TATTACTCCAAATTCCACTGGTACGTTGTAAAGATGTAAGTCGTTTTAACATCAAAGCGTTTTCTTCTTTTTTAAGCCCAGGATCGTCATTTAATATTTTTATTGCACATTGTCGAGCATTATATAAAATCGGACTGTCTTTAACCACATCAGCAATTTTAAGATTCAAAACACCACTTTGCTGTGTTCCCATAATATTTCCTGGTCCTCTTAATTTTAAGTCTACTTCAGCAATTTTAAATCCATCAGAAGTTTCTACCATGGTTTTAATTCTAGTTTTGGCATCAGAAGACAATTTTACTCCGGTTAATAGAATACAATAACTCTGTTCTGCTCCTCTACCTACTCTACCACGTAACTGATGTAATTGACTTAAACCAAAACGCTCAGAACTTTCTATCACCATTACAGATGCATTTGGAACATTTACACCAACTTCAATAACAGTAGTTGCCACCATAATTTGAGTTTCTTTTCTTAAGAAACGTTCCATTTCATAATCTTTATCTGCAGGTTTCATCTGCCCATGTACAATACTAATTTGATATTTTGGTGATGGAAATTCTCGGACAATACTTTCATAACCATCCATTAAATCTTTATAATCCATAGCCTGAGACTCTTGAATTAATGGATAAACAACATACACTTGTCTTCCTTTTTCTATTTCATCTTTTAAAAATCGAAATACCCCTAAACGATGACTATCGTATCGGTGTACTGTTTTTACAGCTTTTCTTCCTGGAGGTAATTCATCTATTACAGAAACATCTAAATCTCCATAAACAGACATAGCCAAGGTTCTAGGAATTGGAGTTGCTGTCATCACTAAAACATGTGGAGGAACTCCTTCAATCTCACTTTTTTTCCAAAGTTTACTTCTTTGTGCAACACCAAATCGATGTTGTTCATCTATAATTGCTAACCCTAATTTTTTAAATTGAACTTTATCTTCTAAAATAGCATGTGTTCCTATTAAGATATGAAGTGATCCATTTTCTAAACCTTCATGAATCTCTCTTCGTTTTTTTGTTTTGGTAGAACCCGTCAATAATTCAACATTGATCGTAGTATTAGCAAGTAACTCTTTTATTCCGTTATAATGCTGATTTGCCAAAATTTCTGTCGGAGCCATTATTGTAGCTTGATAACCATTATCAATTGCTAATAACATCACTAAAAGTCCAACTATAGTTTTACCCGATCCAACATCTCCTTGTAAGAGACGATTCATTTGTGCACCAGTTCCCGTATCTTTTCTAATCTCTTTTAATACTCTTTTTTGAGCATTTGTTAAATCAAAAGGTAAATGATTATTGTAAAAGGTATTAAACTGCTCTCCTACATTTTCAAAAACATAACCTTTAATTCTTGATTTATTGATTAGTTTTTTTACTAACAACTGTAATTGAATATAAAACAGTTCTTCAAATTTTAATCGATATTGTGCTTTGGCTAATAATTCTTGACTTTTAGGAAAATGTATATTAAGAATCGATTCTTTTTTATGTAATAACTGATTTTCAGTTCTAAAATCAGTTGTAAATGTTTCTTCTATACTATCAAAAGATTGCTGTAATAAATTTTGAATCATGGTTCTCATGACTTTATTACTAACACTTTTATTTGATAATTTCTCGGTAGAAGGATAAACAGGTTGCATTGCCATTTGTATCTTACTTTTATATTCAGATACTAATTCCATTTCAGGATGAGGCATATTTGCAGTTCCCTTAAACCAATTTAATTTTCCATAAATTACATAAGGTGTATTTACCTTTAAACTATCTTTAATCCATTTTACTCCCTTAAACCAAACTAATTCCATTGTACCAGTTGCATCAGCAAATGTTGCAACTAATCTACTACCTCGTTTTTGTTGTACGGTTTTAATTCCTGTAATTTTACCAACGATTTGAACCTCGGAACTATTTTGTTGTAACTGATTAATGGTGTAAAACTGAGTTTTATCAATATAACGATTTGGGAATAAGTGTAAAAAATCATTACAAGTCCTTATTCCTAACTCAGAATATAACAATTCGGCTCTAGCTACGCTTACTCCTTTTATATATGTAATTGGCTGATTTAAATTCATTACAACCTAATTTGTCTCCATTACGTTTATATTCGATTTTAATTCCTCTCCCTTCCAAACAAAATTAATAATGACATCATCATAAGATTTACCAGTTTCATCTCGATAACATTGGTATTTAATCTTCCCTATTTCACCATCTTTTTCATTTGGAAACGTTACAACTTCATGAAACAGATAACTTCCTCCATCCTCATGATGTCTTAGTTCTATTGCTTTTTTCAAACCCTCTGTCGTATTAAAAAAATAATACTCAGTTCTTGAAATATTATGGCTAACATCAAACTTAATCATGTTATTAACACTGGGCACACCTCTATCATTGAAAGCTTCAATCGTAAAACTATCCCATTTACTGAAAGCTAACTTGCTTTCAAAATAATTAAATCCTTCATTCTTTGCTCTAATGAGAATATAAAGTTCGTCACCTTCTTTTTTTAGCGATGTTAAATAGGTCGTGTTTCCTGTTTTGCTTGTGGTTTGAGAAAGTAAACCGTTTAAAACATAACCTACAACTCCTTGATATTCGATTTTACTCCAAAACCATTTGATCCCATTATATTTTATTTGAGTATTTTTATAGGCTCCACCACTTAAAACAGTTACTTTATCTGATATTCTTAACATGGCCAGCACTTCAGAATTAACATTAGGCATGGAACGTAACTTCACTTTATCTCCAAATACATATGCAACCGCATTATCTTTATCTGAAAATTCATCTTTTGAATGAAACATTACCTCTTTTGATTGTCCATGTATCGGTATAAAAACATATAAGAACATAAAAAAAAGTAGAGTAAATTTCATAATACAAATAAGTTATAGAACGAAAATACAAAAACCCAATAAATCGTAGTATCTTTGCAGCCCAAAATAAAACGAATGAGACTACATAGAAATTTAGTTTTTGCTGTAATAGACAGTCTAAGAGACATTTTCAACGAAGGTGTTTATGCTGATAAAGGTGTTGAAACAGCTTTGCGTAGAGACAAGCGCTGGGGCGCTAGAGACCGTAAATTTGTTGCTGAAACTATTTATGAAATTGTTCGTTGGAAACGCCTATATGCTGAAATAGCAAATGTAAAAGAACCTTTCTCGCGTCAAGATTTATGGCGTTTATTTTCAGTTTGGTGCGTTTTACGTGGTATTCAATTACCAGATTGGAACCAAATTGAACCTACTCCAAATAGAAGAATCAAAGGAAAATTTGATGAGTTATCAAAAATCAGAAAGTTTAGAGAATCTATTCCTGATTGGATCGATGATGTTTGCTTAAGTGAACTAGGTGAAGAAGTATGGACTAAAGAAATTGCTTCTTTAAATAAGCAAGCTGAAGTTATTTTAAGAACTAATACTTTAAATACTACCAAAGAAAACTTAAGAAGTAAATTACAATCTGAAGGGATTGACACTGAATTTATAAAAGGATATCCTGATGCATTAAAGTTAGTAGAACGAGCTAATGTATTTAAAACAGAAAGTTTCAAAAAAGGATTTTTTGAAGTTCAAGATGCTTCTTCTCAATTAGTTGCTTCTTATTTAGAAGTTGAACCAGGCATGAAAGTAGTAGATACTTGTGCTGGTGCTGGAGGTAAAACATTACACCTTGCTTCTTTAATGAAAAATAAAGGGCAAATTATTGCCATGGATATTTACGAAAGTAAATTGAAAAAACTAAAAGTTAGAGCTCGTAGAAATGGTGTTCATAATATCGACACTAGAGTAATTGACTCTACTAAAGCTATTAAAAAACTTTATAATAAAGCAGATCGTGTTTTAATTGACGCTCCTTGTTCAGGATT
This genomic stretch from Tenacibaculum jejuense harbors:
- the recG gene encoding ATP-dependent DNA helicase RecG yields the protein MNLNQPITYIKGVSVARAELLYSELGIRTCNDFLHLFPNRYIDKTQFYTINQLQQNSSEVQIVGKITGIKTVQQKRGSRLVATFADATGTMELVWFKGVKWIKDSLKVNTPYVIYGKLNWFKGTANMPHPEMELVSEYKSKIQMAMQPVYPSTEKLSNKSVSNKVMRTMIQNLLQQSFDSIEETFTTDFRTENQLLHKKESILNIHFPKSQELLAKAQYRLKFEELFYIQLQLLVKKLINKSRIKGYVFENVGEQFNTFYNNHLPFDLTNAQKRVLKEIRKDTGTGAQMNRLLQGDVGSGKTIVGLLVMLLAIDNGYQATIMAPTEILANQHYNGIKELLANTTINVELLTGSTKTKKRREIHEGLENGSLHILIGTHAILEDKVQFKKLGLAIIDEQHRFGVAQRSKLWKKSEIEGVPPHVLVMTATPIPRTLAMSVYGDLDVSVIDELPPGRKAVKTVHRYDSHRLGVFRFLKDEIEKGRQVYVVYPLIQESQAMDYKDLMDGYESIVREFPSPKYQISIVHGQMKPADKDYEMERFLRKETQIMVATTVIEVGVNVPNASVMVIESSERFGLSQLHQLRGRVGRGAEQSYCILLTGVKLSSDAKTRIKTMVETSDGFKIAEVDLKLRGPGNIMGTQQSGVLNLKIADVVKDSPILYNARQCAIKILNDDPGLKKEENALMLKRLTSLQRTSGIWSNIS
- a CDS encoding SH3 domain-containing protein; protein product: MKFTLLFFMFLYVFIPIHGQSKEVMFHSKDEFSDKDNAVAYVFGDKVKLRSMPNVNSEVLAMLRISDKVTVLSGGAYKNTQIKYNGIKWFWSKIEYQGVVGYVLNGLLSQTTSKTGNTTYLTSLKKEGDELYILIRAKNEGFNYFESKLAFSKWDSFTIEAFNDRGVPSVNNMIKFDVSHNISRTEYYFFNTTEGLKKAIELRHHEDGGSYLFHEVVTFPNEKDGEIGKIKYQCYRDETGKSYDDVIINFVWKGEELKSNINVMETN
- a CDS encoding RsmB/NOP family class I SAM-dependent RNA methyltransferase, whose product is MRLHRNLVFAVIDSLRDIFNEGVYADKGVETALRRDKRWGARDRKFVAETIYEIVRWKRLYAEIANVKEPFSRQDLWRLFSVWCVLRGIQLPDWNQIEPTPNRRIKGKFDELSKIRKFRESIPDWIDDVCLSELGEEVWTKEIASLNKQAEVILRTNTLNTTKENLRSKLQSEGIDTEFIKGYPDALKLVERANVFKTESFKKGFFEVQDASSQLVASYLEVEPGMKVVDTCAGAGGKTLHLASLMKNKGQIIAMDIYESKLKKLKVRARRNGVHNIDTRVIDSTKAIKKLYNKADRVLIDAPCSGLGVIRRNPDSKWKLQPEFLDNIKNVQQEVLKSYSKMVKSGGKLVYATCSVLPSENQQQVEFFLASDAGKDFTFVHDKKVLSHISGFDGFYMALLEKK